In the genome of Kitasatospora cathayae, one region contains:
- a CDS encoding DUF3099 domain-containing protein has product MGKSAEGGQVYRITGARSSLTEDVRGRQRRYVISMLIRTLCVLAAVALWDVQRWLAFAALAGGVLLPYFAVLIANAGREQTPGLPSTFDFPADTPLMLGPGGTGGAGAPAGTGQAKTAGTESSQHTD; this is encoded by the coding sequence ATGGGCAAGAGCGCCGAAGGCGGGCAGGTCTACCGGATCACGGGGGCGCGCAGCAGCCTCACCGAGGACGTCCGGGGGCGTCAGCGCCGCTACGTCATCTCGATGCTGATCCGCACGCTCTGCGTGCTGGCCGCGGTGGCACTGTGGGACGTCCAGCGCTGGCTCGCCTTCGCGGCGCTGGCGGGCGGCGTGCTGCTGCCGTACTTCGCGGTGCTGATCGCCAACGCGGGCCGGGAGCAGACGCCCGGCCTGCCGAGCACCTTCGACTTCCCCGCCGACACCCCGCTGATGCTCGGCCCGGGTGGTACGGGTGGGGCTGGTGCGCCTGCTGGTACAGGACAGGCAAAGACCGCCGGCACCGAAAGTTCACAGCACACGGACTGA